In Deinococcus sedimenti, a single genomic region encodes these proteins:
- the metH gene encoding methionine synthase gives MSTDIRAEARKRILILDGAWGTQLQQAGLTEADFRWPDADPLRMYRGNFDLLQLTKPDVIRAVHRAYFEAGADIASTNTFNSTTISQADYGTESMAREMNVQGARLAREVADEFTARDGKPRWVAGSIGPTNRTATLSPDVERPEFRNVTYDDLVAAYTEAAEGLIEGGADLLLLETVFDTLNAKAALFACEEAFARTGKTLPVMLSGTITDASGRTLSGQTPEAFAISTGHANLFSLGLNCALGADLLRPHLREIAANTDALVSVHPNAGLPNAFGEYDETPEHTASVLADFAREGLVNIVGGCCGTTPEHIRAIADAVSEITPRTAPAQPAVLRLSGLEPLNVTPELNFVNVGERTNVTGSPKFAKAILAGDFDAGLKIARQQVENGAQIVDVNFDEGMLDGEAAMVKFLNLLAGEPDISRVPLMLDSSKWEILEAGLKRVQGKAVVNSISLKDGEAKFLERARRLRRYGAAAVVMAFDEQGQADNLARRIEITSRAYRLLTGEVGFPAQDIIFDPNVLTVATGIEEHDRYAIDFIEATRWIKANLPGALVSGGISNVSFSFRGNNHVREAMHAVFLYHAIRAGLDMGIVNAGMLAVYEDIEPELRDAVEDVILARRSDATERLVELADRYKGVKREVGAGSPWRDLPVQERLKHALVQGIADFVDQDAEEAYQELGSPLKVIEGPLMDGMNVVGDLFGAGKMFLPQVVKSARVMKRAVAYLTPYMEAEKQEAGGKGKVLLATVKGDVHDIGKNIVGVVLACNGYQVTDLGVMVPTEKILDEAERIGADVIGLSGLITPSLDEMVTVAREMTRRGLNLPLLIGGATTSRAHTAVKIDPAYPGPVVHVLDASRAVTTTADLLADPAGVQDRVREEYDALRERHGGRQVRLIPIEDARARAPQVSPTPAPAPREPGRQIIEQPIAELLDFIDWTPFFIAWEMKGIYPNILTDPLRGEEARKLFADAQALLQRAIDENLLTARGVIGLWPARRDGDDIVVDSDRLLADGNDQTPSTINHQPSTRLHTLRQQRDQTTPNAALADFILPDGDHIGAFAVAIHGAEELAAAFEAQHDDYNAILVKAIADRLAEGFAEKLHRDVRVRHWGYAPEETLGNDDLIRERYQGIRPAPGYPAQPDHTEKRTLFTLLNAGEVGLRLTESCAMTPAAAVSGLYFAHPEARYLAVGRIGRDQTLDYARRKGQSIEETERWLGPILAYDPAGVDSGQLIRDGRNPSTINLQPSTAAGGGQ, from the coding sequence ATGAGCACGGACATTCGCGCCGAGGCGCGCAAGAGAATCCTGATTCTGGACGGAGCGTGGGGCACGCAGCTCCAGCAGGCTGGACTGACCGAGGCCGACTTCCGCTGGCCGGACGCCGATCCCCTGCGGATGTACCGGGGGAATTTCGACCTGCTGCAACTGACGAAGCCGGACGTGATCCGCGCCGTGCACCGGGCGTACTTCGAGGCGGGGGCGGATATCGCCAGCACGAACACCTTCAATTCCACGACGATCAGTCAGGCGGATTACGGCACCGAGAGCATGGCGCGCGAGATGAACGTGCAGGGCGCCCGGCTGGCGCGCGAGGTGGCCGACGAGTTCACCGCCCGCGACGGGAAGCCGCGCTGGGTGGCGGGGAGCATCGGCCCGACGAACCGCACGGCGACCCTCTCGCCGGATGTGGAACGCCCGGAGTTCCGCAACGTCACGTATGACGATCTGGTGGCCGCGTACACCGAGGCGGCTGAGGGACTGATCGAGGGCGGCGCTGACCTGCTGCTGCTGGAGACGGTCTTCGACACCCTGAACGCCAAGGCCGCGCTGTTCGCCTGCGAGGAGGCCTTCGCGCGTACCGGGAAGACCCTGCCGGTCATGCTCTCGGGCACGATCACGGACGCGTCCGGACGCACCTTGAGCGGGCAGACGCCGGAAGCCTTCGCGATCAGCACGGGTCACGCGAACCTGTTCAGCCTGGGTCTAAACTGTGCGCTGGGCGCGGACCTGCTGCGTCCGCACCTGCGCGAGATCGCCGCGAACACGGACGCGCTGGTGTCGGTGCACCCGAACGCGGGCCTCCCGAATGCGTTCGGGGAGTACGACGAGACGCCGGAGCACACGGCGAGCGTGCTGGCCGACTTCGCCCGCGAGGGCCTCGTGAACATCGTGGGGGGCTGCTGCGGCACCACGCCCGAGCACATCCGCGCGATTGCCGACGCGGTAAGCGAGATCACACCTCGCACCGCGCCCGCACAGCCCGCCGTGCTGCGCCTCAGTGGCCTGGAACCGCTGAACGTCACGCCGGAACTGAACTTCGTGAACGTCGGCGAGCGCACGAACGTGACCGGCAGCCCCAAGTTCGCCAAGGCGATCCTGGCCGGGGATTTCGACGCGGGCCTGAAGATCGCGCGGCAGCAGGTCGAGAACGGCGCGCAGATCGTGGACGTGAACTTCGACGAGGGCATGCTCGACGGCGAGGCGGCCATGGTGAAGTTCCTGAACCTGCTGGCCGGAGAGCCGGACATCAGCCGCGTGCCGCTGATGCTGGACAGCAGCAAGTGGGAGATCCTGGAGGCGGGTCTCAAGCGCGTGCAGGGCAAGGCAGTCGTGAACTCGATCAGTCTGAAGGACGGCGAGGCGAAATTCCTGGAACGCGCCCGCCGGCTGCGCCGCTACGGGGCGGCGGCGGTCGTGATGGCCTTCGACGAGCAGGGGCAGGCGGACAACCTCGCGCGGCGCATCGAGATCACCTCCCGCGCCTACCGCCTGCTGACCGGGGAGGTGGGCTTCCCGGCGCAGGACATCATCTTCGACCCGAACGTGCTGACGGTCGCGACCGGGATCGAGGAACACGACCGCTACGCCATCGACTTCATCGAGGCGACCCGCTGGATCAAGGCCAACCTGCCCGGCGCGCTGGTGTCGGGCGGAATCAGCAACGTGTCGTTCAGCTTCCGGGGGAACAACCACGTGCGCGAGGCGATGCACGCGGTGTTCCTGTACCACGCGATCCGCGCGGGACTGGACATGGGGATCGTGAACGCCGGGATGCTCGCCGTGTACGAGGACATCGAACCCGAACTGCGGGACGCCGTGGAGGACGTGATCCTGGCCCGCCGAAGTGACGCGACCGAGCGACTGGTCGAACTGGCGGACCGCTACAAGGGCGTGAAGCGCGAGGTTGGCGCGGGCAGCCCGTGGCGTGACCTGCCGGTGCAGGAGCGGCTGAAGCACGCGCTCGTGCAGGGCATCGCGGACTTCGTCGATCAGGACGCCGAGGAGGCGTACCAGGAACTCGGCTCGCCGCTGAAGGTCATCGAGGGGCCACTCATGGACGGCATGAACGTCGTGGGCGACCTGTTCGGGGCCGGGAAGATGTTCCTGCCACAGGTCGTGAAGTCCGCCCGCGTGATGAAACGCGCCGTGGCGTACCTCACGCCTTACATGGAAGCCGAGAAGCAGGAGGCCGGGGGCAAGGGCAAGGTGCTGCTGGCGACCGTGAAGGGCGACGTGCACGACATCGGCAAGAACATCGTCGGCGTGGTCCTGGCCTGCAACGGGTATCAGGTGACCGACCTGGGCGTGATGGTCCCCACCGAGAAGATCCTCGACGAGGCCGAGCGGATCGGCGCGGACGTCATCGGCCTGAGCGGCCTGATCACCCCCAGCCTGGACGAGATGGTCACCGTGGCCCGCGAGATGACCCGCCGCGGCCTGAACCTGCCCCTCCTGATCGGCGGGGCGACCACCAGCCGCGCGCACACCGCCGTGAAGATCGACCCCGCCTACCCCGGCCCCGTGGTGCACGTGCTGGACGCCAGCCGCGCCGTGACAACCACCGCCGACCTGCTGGCCGACCCGGCAGGCGTGCAGGACCGCGTGCGCGAGGAATACGACGCCCTGCGCGAACGGCACGGCGGACGGCAAGTGCGCCTGATCCCTATCGAGGACGCCCGCGCCCGCGCACCCCAGGTCTCCCCCACCCCCGCGCCCGCCCCGCGCGAACCGGGCCGTCAGATCATCGAGCAACCCATCGCGGAGCTGCTGGACTTCATCGACTGGACGCCGTTCTTCATCGCGTGGGAGATGAAGGGCATCTACCCGAACATCCTCACCGACCCCCTGCGCGGCGAGGAAGCCCGCAAACTGTTCGCCGACGCGCAGGCCCTCCTCCAGCGCGCCATCGACGAGAACCTCCTGACCGCACGCGGCGTGATCGGCCTGTGGCCCGCCCGGCGCGACGGAGACGACATCGTGGTTGATAGTGACAGGTTGTTGGCTGATGGAAACGACCAGACCCCGTCAACCATCAACCATCAACCATCAACCCGCCTCCACACTCTGCGTCAGCAGCGCGACCAGACCACGCCGAACGCGGCGCTGGCGGACTTCATCCTGCCGGATGGCGATCACATCGGGGCGTTCGCGGTGGCGATTCACGGCGCGGAGGAACTCGCGGCCGCGTTCGAGGCGCAGCACGACGATTACAACGCCATTCTGGTCAAGGCGATCGCGGACCGGCTGGCCGAGGGCTTCGCGGAGAAACTCCACCGGGACGTCCGCGTGCGGCACTGGGGCTACGCGCCCGAGGAAACGCTGGGCAACGACGACCTGATCCGCGAACGCTACCAGGGCATCCGCCCCGCGCCCGGCTACCCCGCGCAACCTGACCACACCGAGAAACGCACGCTGTTCACCCTCCTGAACGCCGGGGAGGTCGGCCTGCGCCTGACCGAGTCGTGCGCCATGACGCCCGCCGCCGCCGTGTCCGGGCTGTACTTCGCTCACCCGGAAGCGCGTTACCTCGCCGTGGGCCGCATCGGCCGCGACCAGACCCTGGATTACGCCCGCCGCAAGGGCCAGAGCATTGAGGAAACGGAACGCTGGCTGGGACCGATCCTCGCGTATGACCCGGCGGGTGTCGACAGTGGGCAGTTGATACGTGATGGTCGGAACCCGTCAACCATCAACCTTCAACCATCGACCGCCGCCGGAGGCGGCCAGTGA
- a CDS encoding type 1 glutamine amidotransferase domain-containing protein — MTKNILVVMSSEDQLPLKDGQTHATGFYLNEFGVPAHRLTQEGYTLTIATPKGNRPPMDHGSDSKDFFKDEAEHQAIKAFVEQTLSGPIHKLSDAAANLDQFDAVFLPGGHAPMIELMRDADLGKVLRHFHEKAQPTALICHAPVALLAAQQDAAAYQQALQNGETPAAQDFIYDGYKATVFSTPEEQDAEKTFEAPMQYYPADALRAAGMDVQNGGKYTSHVVRDRELITGQNPMSDEEFVTALLGALKGDTVNA; from the coding sequence ATGACCAAGAACATCCTCGTCGTGATGTCCAGCGAAGACCAGCTCCCGCTCAAGGACGGCCAGACCCACGCCACCGGCTTCTACCTCAACGAATTCGGCGTTCCCGCCCACCGCCTCACCCAGGAGGGCTATACGCTGACCATCGCCACGCCCAAGGGGAACCGTCCCCCCATGGACCACGGCAGCGACAGCAAGGACTTCTTCAAGGACGAGGCCGAACACCAGGCGATCAAGGCCTTCGTCGAGCAGACCCTGAGCGGACCCATTCACAAGCTGAGCGACGCCGCCGCGAACCTCGACCAGTTCGACGCGGTGTTCCTGCCCGGCGGGCACGCCCCCATGATCGAACTCATGCGCGACGCCGACCTGGGCAAGGTCCTGCGCCACTTCCACGAGAAGGCCCAGCCCACCGCGCTGATCTGCCACGCACCCGTCGCCCTCCTCGCCGCGCAGCAGGACGCCGCCGCGTACCAGCAGGCCCTCCAGAACGGCGAGACGCCCGCCGCGCAGGACTTCATCTACGACGGGTACAAGGCCACCGTCTTCAGCACCCCCGAGGAACAGGACGCCGAGAAGACCTTCGAGGCCCCCATGCAGTACTACCCCGCCGACGCCCTGCGCGCCGCGGGCATGGACGTGCAGAACGGCGGGAAGTACACCAGCCACGTCGTGCGCGACCGTGAACTCATCACCGGGCAGAACCCCATGAGCGACGAGGAATTCGTCACCGCCCTCCTCGGCGCGCTGAAGGGCGACACGGTGAACGCATGA
- a CDS encoding putative quinol monooxygenase produces MSVIAVHAIITPKPEHVDTVQGEMLNMVQASRQEEGNLRYDLLREEKDGTVRFHVQERYRDQAAAQAHRDSEHYQAYRAKAGDWFAGAPEVTVLKEIDVA; encoded by the coding sequence ATGAGCGTCATCGCCGTCCACGCCATCATCACGCCCAAACCCGAGCACGTCGACACCGTCCAGGGCGAGATGCTGAACATGGTCCAGGCCAGCCGTCAGGAGGAAGGCAACCTCCGCTACGACCTGCTGCGCGAGGAGAAAGACGGCACCGTCCGCTTCCACGTGCAGGAACGCTACCGCGATCAGGCCGCCGCGCAGGCCCACCGCGACAGCGAGCACTACCAGGCGTACCGCGCCAAGGCCGGAGACTGGTTCGCCGGAGCCCCCGAGGTCACGGTCCTGAAAGAAATCGACGTCGCCTGA
- a CDS encoding ATP-binding protein, with product MNTGSVLVLRTLGVPRASVLGAPLDVTGKSLALLMFLAVEGESPREVLADLLWSDQEGDAARRNLRVQLHRLKAAGLTDWLEVGPGAVALRGEVQVDLLALRVALASGDVAGAAGFARGRFLDHLSVPGAAQFEEWQERVAGQALDEQLRALDALAAFEAGRGGWAAALAAHAQALTLDPLRERSVRAQMEVLAAMGRREDALDAYRSLCRRLRDELGAEPLPATRVLAEGLERDRPAAPPAVPLVGRAAEVLALRSARTMLVLGEAGIGKSRLLREAAGDALVLRGAPELTPLPFGALLDAFRSDTAGLPWCPEFLRPGLAAALSAPGGVASTDRGAMLDVLAQALLALAGGRAVVVEDLHWLDAGSLEAAFLALHRGARHVWLSARPEELQERAEVLAVLGRVNPPRLSLTELPREAVNELIAGLAGGEAPLFTARLFEATAGHPLFLMETLRDLRERGLLAQRGGRWHTPFDAFTVDYAEVPVPPSVTQAIRGRVERLGRVTRQLLQAGSLWGESFPVSLVAGCVGVPVGEALDELERAQQARLVAPDGAGFRFGHDLHRRALLEDLGSARRGYLHGQLAALAPDGTPAGTVAQHFEAGGQPDRAWPLWVRAAREAEGLFAHADAFALYGRALACVPPPREAFAVRVARSELCRHLDDEPAREHELTELAALASTLDDHGCWADLAARRAKWHTERDEYPLAVAEVRAALARHGAALDADLHSALLLEGGAALACLEDWPASAELLQEALTLTREQMPVRASNVLYWLGYGAYRSGEYAQAARAYGQSVEVLPAGTLSRGRVLSLWKVGACLRRLGQWCEASAALREADDSARTLNAGSIRGLIVAEQAALAFDQGEREVASALAAEARTLLTPGGTEGWDVLNPLLAALESGAVPATR from the coding sequence ATGAACACCGGGTCAGTGCTGGTCCTGCGGACGCTGGGCGTGCCCCGCGCCAGTGTGCTGGGCGCGCCGCTGGACGTCACGGGCAAGAGTCTGGCGCTGCTCATGTTCCTGGCGGTCGAGGGTGAATCGCCGCGCGAGGTGCTGGCGGACCTGCTGTGGTCCGATCAGGAGGGGGACGCGGCGCGGCGGAACCTGCGGGTGCAGCTGCACCGCCTGAAGGCGGCGGGCCTGACGGACTGGCTGGAGGTCGGGCCAGGCGCGGTGGCGCTGCGGGGCGAGGTGCAGGTGGACCTCCTGGCGCTGCGGGTGGCGCTCGCCTCGGGGGACGTGGCGGGCGCGGCGGGGTTCGCGCGGGGGCGGTTCCTGGATCACCTGAGCGTGCCGGGCGCAGCGCAGTTCGAGGAGTGGCAGGAGCGCGTGGCGGGTCAGGCGCTGGACGAGCAGTTGCGGGCGCTGGACGCCCTGGCGGCGTTCGAGGCGGGGAGGGGCGGGTGGGCGGCGGCGCTGGCGGCGCACGCGCAGGCGCTGACGCTGGACCCGCTGCGCGAGCGGAGCGTGCGGGCGCAGATGGAGGTCCTGGCCGCGATGGGCCGCCGTGAGGACGCGCTGGACGCGTACCGCTCGCTGTGCCGCCGCCTACGGGACGAGCTGGGGGCCGAGCCGCTGCCCGCCACGCGCGTGCTGGCCGAGGGTCTGGAACGGGACCGCCCGGCGGCCCCTCCGGCAGTGCCGCTGGTGGGCCGCGCGGCGGAGGTGCTGGCGCTGCGCTCGGCGCGGACGATGCTGGTGCTGGGCGAGGCGGGCATCGGGAAGTCCCGCCTGCTGCGCGAGGCGGCGGGGGACGCACTGGTCCTGCGGGGCGCGCCGGAGCTGACGCCGCTGCCGTTCGGTGCGCTGCTGGACGCGTTCCGCTCGGATACGGCCGGGCTGCCGTGGTGCCCGGAGTTCCTGCGGCCGGGGCTGGCGGCGGCCCTGAGTGCGCCGGGCGGCGTGGCGTCCACGGACCGCGGGGCGATGCTGGACGTGCTGGCGCAGGCGCTGCTGGCCCTGGCGGGTGGGCGCGCGGTGGTGGTGGAGGACCTGCACTGGTTGGACGCCGGGTCGCTGGAGGCGGCGTTCCTGGCGCTGCACCGGGGCGCGCGGCACGTGTGGCTGTCGGCTCGCCCGGAGGAGTTGCAGGAGCGGGCGGAGGTGCTGGCGGTGCTGGGTCGCGTGAACCCGCCGCGCCTCTCGTTGACCGAGTTGCCCAGAGAGGCTGTGAACGAGCTGATCGCGGGACTGGCGGGTGGGGAGGCGCCGCTGTTCACCGCGCGGTTGTTCGAGGCGACCGCCGGGCACCCGCTGTTCCTGATGGAGACGCTGCGTGACCTGCGCGAGCGGGGTCTGCTTGCGCAGCGGGGTGGGCGCTGGCACACGCCGTTCGATGCGTTCACGGTGGATTACGCCGAGGTGCCGGTCCCGCCGTCGGTGACGCAGGCCATCCGGGGCCGCGTGGAGCGTCTGGGGCGCGTGACGCGGCAGTTGCTGCAGGCGGGGTCGCTGTGGGGCGAGTCCTTCCCGGTGTCGCTGGTGGCGGGGTGCGTGGGCGTGCCGGTCGGGGAGGCGCTGGACGAGCTGGAGCGGGCGCAGCAGGCGCGGCTGGTCGCCCCGGACGGCGCGGGGTTCCGCTTCGGGCACGACCTGCACCGGCGGGCGCTGCTGGAGGACCTGGGGTCCGCCCGGCGCGGGTACCTGCACGGGCAGCTGGCGGCGCTGGCCCCGGACGGCACCCCGGCAGGGACCGTCGCGCAGCATTTCGAGGCGGGCGGGCAGCCGGACCGGGCGTGGCCGCTGTGGGTGCGGGCCGCGCGGGAGGCCGAGGGGCTGTTCGCGCACGCCGACGCGTTCGCGCTGTACGGTCGCGCGCTGGCGTGCGTGCCGCCCCCGCGTGAGGCGTTCGCGGTGCGGGTGGCCCGCAGTGAGCTGTGCCGTCACCTGGACGACGAGCCCGCCCGCGAGCACGAGTTGACGGAACTGGCCGCGCTGGCCTCGACGCTGGACGATCACGGGTGCTGGGCGGACCTCGCGGCGCGGCGCGCGAAGTGGCACACGGAACGCGACGAGTACCCGCTGGCGGTCGCTGAGGTCCGCGCGGCCCTGGCCCGTCATGGGGCCGCGCTGGACGCGGACCTGCACTCGGCGCTGCTGCTGGAGGGCGGCGCGGCCCTGGCGTGCCTGGAGGACTGGCCCGCGTCGGCCGAACTGCTACAGGAGGCGTTGACCCTGACGCGCGAGCAAATGCCGGTGCGGGCGTCGAACGTCCTGTACTGGCTGGGGTACGGCGCGTACCGGTCCGGCGAGTACGCGCAGGCGGCCAGGGCGTACGGTCAGTCCGTGGAGGTGCTCCCGGCGGGCACGCTGTCGCGCGGGCGGGTGCTGAGCCTGTGGAAGGTCGGGGCGTGCCTGCGCCGACTGGGGCAGTGGTGCGAAGCGTCGGCGGCGCTGCGCGAGGCGGACGACAGCGCCCGCACCCTGAACGCCGGGTCGATCCGGGGCCTGATCGTCGCGGAGCAGGCGGCCCTGGCGTTCGATCAGGGCGAGCGGGAGGTCGCGTCCGCCCTGGCGGCCGAGGCGCGGACCCTCCTCACGCCCGGCGGGACGGAGGGCTGGGACGTGCTGAATCCACTGCTGGCCGCGCTGGAGTCCGGTGCGGTCCCCGCGACCCGCTGA
- a CDS encoding tripartite tricarboxylate transporter permease — translation MDALTSLFAGFETALTPLNLLWALIGVTLGTLVGVLPGIGPALTVALLLPVTAKLPPVSAFIMFAGIYYGGMFGGSTTSILLNTPGESSSIITALEGNKMARRGRAAAALATAAIGSFVAGTIGTILLTFAAPAIAEIAVQIPPSAKFALIMLAFVTISATFGGSPLRGLISLFLGLAIGLIGTDLQSGQARFTLGYPELLDGIDFVTVVIGLFAIGETLFVASRLRKDKASVIKLEGNASMNREDWRRSWKPWLRGTALGFPFGAIPAGGAEIPTFLSYTLEKKLSKHPEEFGKGAIEGVAGPEAANNASAAGVLVPLLTLGLPTSATAAILLAAFQQYGLQPGPLLFVTSPELVWGLIASLYIGNVMLLALNLPLAPVWAKLLLIPRPFLYAGILVFSTVGVYSLNNSVFDLFLLAIFGVIGYGMRRFDFPVTPAIIGVILGPVAESQFRTAMQQSGGDMSVFVRQPLSAFILLIVVAALVVPQVLKARAARQGTVG, via the coding sequence ATGGACGCCCTCACGTCCCTGTTCGCGGGCTTCGAGACCGCGCTGACCCCCCTGAACCTGCTGTGGGCGCTGATCGGCGTGACCCTCGGCACGCTGGTCGGCGTGCTGCCCGGCATCGGCCCGGCCCTGACCGTCGCGCTGCTGCTGCCCGTCACGGCGAAACTCCCGCCCGTCAGTGCGTTCATCATGTTCGCCGGGATCTACTACGGCGGAATGTTCGGCGGCAGCACCACCAGCATCCTCCTGAACACGCCGGGCGAGTCGAGCAGCATCATCACCGCGCTGGAAGGGAACAAGATGGCCCGACGGGGCCGCGCCGCCGCCGCGCTGGCGACCGCCGCGATCGGGTCGTTCGTGGCGGGCACCATCGGCACCATCCTCCTGACGTTTGCTGCGCCCGCCATCGCGGAGATCGCGGTGCAGATCCCGCCCAGCGCGAAATTCGCGCTGATCATGCTGGCGTTCGTGACCATCAGCGCCACGTTCGGCGGGTCGCCCCTGCGCGGCCTGATCAGCCTGTTCCTGGGTCTGGCGATCGGCCTGATCGGCACGGACCTCCAGAGTGGGCAGGCGCGCTTCACGCTGGGCTACCCGGAACTGCTCGACGGGATCGACTTCGTGACGGTCGTGATCGGTCTGTTCGCCATCGGCGAGACGCTGTTCGTCGCCAGCCGCCTGCGCAAGGACAAGGCCAGCGTGATCAAACTGGAGGGGAACGCCAGCATGAACCGCGAGGACTGGCGGCGCTCGTGGAAACCGTGGCTGCGCGGCACGGCGCTGGGCTTCCCGTTCGGCGCGATCCCGGCGGGCGGCGCGGAGATCCCCACGTTCCTGTCGTACACGCTGGAAAAGAAACTCAGCAAGCACCCCGAGGAGTTCGGGAAGGGCGCCATCGAGGGCGTGGCGGGGCCGGAAGCGGCGAACAACGCCTCGGCGGCGGGCGTGCTCGTGCCGCTGCTGACGCTGGGCCTGCCGACCAGCGCGACCGCCGCGATTCTGCTGGCCGCGTTCCAGCAGTACGGCCTGCAACCCGGGCCGCTGCTGTTCGTGACCAGCCCGGAACTGGTGTGGGGCCTGATCGCCAGTCTGTACATCGGGAACGTCATGCTGCTGGCGCTGAACCTTCCCCTCGCGCCGGTCTGGGCGAAACTGCTGCTGATTCCCCGGCCGTTCCTGTACGCCGGGATTCTGGTGTTCAGCACGGTCGGCGTGTACTCCCTGAACAACAGCGTGTTCGACCTGTTCCTGCTGGCGATCTTCGGCGTGATCGGCTACGGCATGCGCCGCTTCGACTTCCCGGTCACGCCCGCGATCATCGGCGTGATCCTGGGGCCGGTCGCGGAGAGTCAGTTCCGGACCGCCATGCAGCAGAGCGGCGGGGACATGAGCGTGTTCGTGCGGCAGCCGCTGTCGGCGTTCATCCTGCTGATCGTGGTGGCAGCGCTGGTGGTGCCGCAGGTCCTCAAGGCCCGCGCGGCGCGTCAGGGCACGGTCGGCTAA
- a CDS encoding tripartite tricarboxylate transporter TctB family protein — translation MSDPSPTLTPPARPALSVPDLLVAVGVLIVGALLLIGTLKIPFGINAFVGPRVFPMIVSVGTLALGALLLVATLRGHRAEPAAEEDSDPDAQPDLRQPGLILGGFLIGSLILVPLGFVVGTAVMYFSVGFAFGERRLPLLAGVALIVALITYVVFTRGLGLTLPPGILKGVL, via the coding sequence ATGTCTGACCCCTCCCCCACCCTCACCCCGCCCGCGCGGCCCGCGCTGAGCGTCCCGGACCTGCTGGTCGCCGTAGGCGTCCTGATCGTCGGGGCGCTGCTCCTGATCGGCACGCTGAAGATCCCGTTCGGCATCAATGCCTTCGTGGGGCCGCGCGTGTTCCCGATGATCGTGTCCGTCGGCACGCTGGCGCTGGGCGCTCTGCTGCTCGTGGCGACCCTGCGCGGCCACCGGGCCGAGCCCGCCGCCGAGGAGGACAGCGACCCGGACGCCCAGCCGGACCTTCGTCAGCCGGGCCTGATCCTGGGCGGCTTCCTGATCGGGTCGCTGATCCTGGTGCCACTGGGTTTCGTGGTGGGCACGGCCGTCATGTACTTCAGCGTGGGCTTCGCGTTCGGTGAGCGCCGCCTGCCCCTGCTGGCGGGCGTCGCGCTGATCGTCGCGCTGATCACGTACGTGGTGTTCACGCGCGGCCTGGGCCTGACCCTCCCGCCCGGCATCCTGAAGGGGGTGCTGTGA
- a CDS encoding Bug family tripartite tricarboxylate transporter substrate binding protein produces MKKTAILAASALLTLATPVTAQGVSNLRIMAPASPGGGWDQTSRAIQTVLQNQGIAKPVQVFNVPGAGGTIGLAQLYNSKGDGNVLMTMGLVMVGAIQTNSSKVDLSRVTPIARLTGEYEVIVVPASSPYKTLGDLATAWKANPNLPFAGGSAGGTDHMLVGLLAKAAGVDTKKMNYVPFSGGGETLAAVLGNQVTAAVAGYGEFEAQIKAGKLRALGISAPKAQPGIPVPTMKSQGFNVELANWRGIVAAPGLSSSEKAALVSVMDKLHASKEWKDTLKTRNWTDLYMSGSKFDVFLKLEASRTREILKDIGLVK; encoded by the coding sequence ATGAAGAAAACCGCCATCCTGGCCGCGTCCGCGCTGTTGACCCTCGCCACTCCCGTCACCGCCCAGGGCGTCAGCAACCTGCGCATCATGGCTCCCGCCAGCCCCGGCGGCGGCTGGGACCAGACGAGCCGCGCCATCCAGACCGTGCTGCAGAACCAGGGCATCGCCAAGCCCGTGCAGGTGTTCAACGTGCCCGGCGCGGGCGGCACCATCGGCCTGGCGCAGCTGTACAACAGCAAGGGCGACGGGAACGTCCTGATGACCATGGGACTCGTGATGGTCGGCGCGATCCAGACGAACTCCTCGAAGGTGGACCTCAGCCGCGTCACCCCGATCGCCCGCCTGACCGGCGAGTACGAGGTCATCGTCGTGCCCGCCAGTAGCCCCTACAAGACCCTGGGCGACCTGGCGACCGCGTGGAAGGCCAACCCGAACCTGCCCTTCGCGGGCGGCAGCGCGGGCGGCACCGACCACATGCTCGTCGGGCTGCTCGCCAAGGCGGCGGGCGTGGACACCAAGAAGATGAACTACGTGCCGTTCAGCGGCGGCGGTGAGACCCTCGCCGCGGTGCTGGGCAATCAGGTGACGGCCGCCGTCGCCGGGTACGGCGAGTTCGAGGCGCAGATCAAGGCCGGGAAACTCCGCGCCCTGGGCATCAGCGCCCCCAAGGCGCAGCCCGGCATTCCGGTGCCCACCATGAAGTCCCAGGGCTTCAACGTGGAACTCGCCAACTGGCGCGGCATCGTGGCCGCCCCCGGCCTGAGCAGCAGCGAGAAGGCCGCGCTGGTGTCCGTCATGGACAAGTTGCACGCCAGCAAGGAGTGGAAGGACACCCTGAAGACCCGCAACTGGACGGACCTGTACATGAGCGGCAGCAAGTTCGACGTGTTCCTGAAGCTGGAAGCCAGCCGCACCCGCGAGATCCTGAAAGACATCGGCCTCGTGAAGTAA